The genomic DNA CAGCTATTACGGGGTTAGCGATTTAGAGGCCTTAACAAAAGACACTCACAAATTCGAGTCAAGGTACCTGGATAGTTTAATCGGCGCTTATCCGGAAATGAAAGAACTTTATATAGCGCGTTCTCCAATTCATCACACCGGGAAGCTGTCCTGTCCGATTATTCTGTTTCAAGGGCTTGAGGATAAAGTTGTGCCGCCAAATCAAGCAGAAATGATGGTTCAGGCTCTGCGGAGTCAACGGTTGCCAGTGGCTTACGTTGCATTCGAGGGGGAGCAGCATGGTTTTCGCAAAGCGGAAAACGTTAAGCGCACACTCGAGGCTGAGCTTTATTTTTATTCAAAAATTTTCGGTTTTGAGTTAGTTGAGAAAATCGAACCGGTTGCAATTGAAAATTTGCAATAATTTTCAGCGGTAAAAACCTTGACAAATTCTGAGGCAATCATTACTTTCAAAACATTAATACTCAGTCTATAATATTCCCTGCAGTTTTATATCAAGATGAAAGTCAAAAGCCATACCAAACTTCCGGTCACTGTTGACAAAAGCCACATAACGACACTTGGCGAACGGCTCTATACCGAAAGCATCGAGCTCATTCGGGAATTGGTCAACAACGCCTATGACGCAGATGCTACCGAAGTCAAAGTAACTATCCAGCCAGAGCAAATCAAAGTGGAAGATGATGGCATCGGTATGGACTGGGAAGGGCTGCTGCAATACTTCAATATCGGCTCACCAGAAAAATTACATCATAGCACATCCCCCAAATACCAGCGCGACAGGATTGGACAGTTCGGTATTGGCAAATTTGCCAGTTTAGCTGCTTGTGAAACATTTGAGGTGTTCACACAAAAAGAAGCATTCGCCGCCCGAGTCATTTTCGATAAAAACAGTTGGTCCGAAAACCACGATACCTGGGAGCTGCCAGTCGAGATCGTTGAAGCGGATCGATCTCAGCATGATGGTACCACCATTAAGCTTTCAAAATTGACCCGTTCTTTTGACCCTGACCTGGTCAGGCAAAAAATCTTAGAAAGCGTACCTATTCAGGCCAAAAACTTCTCGGTTCTGGTAAACGGAAGAAGGGTCGTGATGGCTAAAGTGCCGGGCCATCGGATCCCATTTTTAGAGGGAACGTCTTTTGGGCCTTTGCACGGTGAGATTATAATCGTCCCGGTCTCCCAGGCCTCTGCTGAAGAAATGGGAATACAGATTCGCGTTAAGGGGGTGATGGTACGCAAAGAATTTTTCGGCATTCAGGGTTGGGGTAAAGATGGCGCACGTATTCGCGGCGAAGTCAATGCCGATTTTCTGGTTGTAACAAGCGATCGCAGCGGCTTCCGTACCGACGTTGAAGAGTACAAAGCCTTTGACACTGCCATGCAAAAACTGCTTCGTGACGTAAAGTCACAGTTAGGACGATTAATCGACCGCAAAGAGACACAAAAAGTCAGGCGGGCCCTGACAGAAGCAATGCTTCGAATTCAGACTGCACTCGAAAAACACCCTGAGTTTCTGGAGGCCGGCATCCTTCCGAAGGGTGAAGAGACGGATGCAGTAGGTGAACCCGGAGAAATCAAACCTGATAGCGAAAAATCAAGCATGGAGGAAGAAGAACAGAACAGGATTGCAGTTGAACCTGAAAAGGAGCCAGAGCATATCTCAGATGCAAAAGAAGATTATGTTAAAAAACCAGCGAAGCCGCGAATTAAAAAACTGTCAAGCAATGCAGTCATTCGAAAAATCGCTGTCGCTGATTTTTTGGTTACTTGCTGCCTGGACCAGTTCGGCGAAGATGGCCCTGAATGTTTTACTCAAGGACAGGTCATTTATATTAATCGCGACCATCCTTTGTATAAAAGAGAAACCAAAAAAAAAGTAACACATACCATGTATTTAGCTCGTCTTTTATGCCAGGAAATTGCTTTGCTGAAAAACCCACCCGATGCGAGGTCCGCATTTCAAAAGCAAAGCGAGCTGTTGCGAGATGCATTTTCGGATTAGTGAAATAACCGATACTATCGCTTCGAGCGATGGTATCGGTAGCATGCCTTACTTTCTATCCTTAAGACGATACACAAATTTTAAGCCCGACCAAATCTCATCGACCGCACATACTTTGACATCGACGAGACCGTTCTGCAAACCAATATCCCGGACGATATTTTCATTCAAATTCGTCGTGACTTTCGAGGCTTTCTTTGGCCAGGAAATCCACAGGAGGCCGTTTTGTGCCAGCGCTGCTTTTAAAATTGGAAATTGAGTTCGCAGCTCATCTTTGCTTTTTGTAAAAAAGTGAATATAGTCCACCGGGCCATTCAGTTCAACGATGGTAGTTGTCTTTTCTGGCAATTCACCTAACA from candidate division KSB1 bacterium includes the following:
- a CDS encoding ATP-binding protein, producing the protein MKVKSHTKLPVTVDKSHITTLGERLYTESIELIRELVNNAYDADATEVKVTIQPEQIKVEDDGIGMDWEGLLQYFNIGSPEKLHHSTSPKYQRDRIGQFGIGKFASLAACETFEVFTQKEAFAARVIFDKNSWSENHDTWELPVEIVEADRSQHDGTTIKLSKLTRSFDPDLVRQKILESVPIQAKNFSVLVNGRRVVMAKVPGHRIPFLEGTSFGPLHGEIIIVPVSQASAEEMGIQIRVKGVMVRKEFFGIQGWGKDGARIRGEVNADFLVVTSDRSGFRTDVEEYKAFDTAMQKLLRDVKSQLGRLIDRKETQKVRRALTEAMLRIQTALEKHPEFLEAGILPKGEETDAVGEPGEIKPDSEKSSMEEEEQNRIAVEPEKEPEHISDAKEDYVKKPAKPRIKKLSSNAVIRKIAVADFLVTCCLDQFGEDGPECFTQGQVIYINRDHPLYKRETKKKVTHTMYLARLLCQEIALLKNPPDARSAFQKQSELLRDAFSD
- a CDS encoding DUF3052 domain-containing protein — protein: MPAGYSKTPLVKKLGIKLGFKIHFANPPDNLQSLLGELPEKTTTIVELNGPVDYIHFFTKSKDELRTQFPILKAALAQNGLLWISWPKKASKVTTNLNENIVRDIGLQNGLVDVKVCAVDEIWSGLKFVYRLKDRK